In Calditrichota bacterium, the genomic stretch GGAGTGACGCGGAGGCGCCTCTCCGGGTGGACGAACAACAGATATACGAGACGAGCAGACCGGACATAAGGACCGGACAGTCCAAGCAGTCTCTGCATCTTAACAATTTAATAAGCAAGTGGTGAAAAACAAGGGCTCAAGGGCTCGTGCGTCAAGTGTCAAGCGTCAAGTATCAGGTGCCAAGTGTCAAGTATCAAGTGTCTAATACCGAACGAGGGGTGAGGTTGAGCGTTGTATTGGGGGCAGGGGTTGCTTACCTTGAGGGTAATATGGTCTTGCTTCAATCCTTGCCGGCTGGTCGAGAGGGATCCGAAGCCTTCTTCGCCGCCCTCGACGAACGTTGCGACTGGATACGGGACTACCTTCTCGATCCGCGCTTTCAGGGTCGCTTCCACCCTCCCGAAATGGGCTGGGCAGCAACTGCCTATGTGCGCTACGGGGGCAAGCGGCTTCGCCCGGCGATTCTTCTCTTCTCGTGCGGAGCCGTTGGCGGCGACGAACGACTGGCACTGCCGGCAGCAGCAGCGGTTGAGATTTTTCACACCTGGACGCTCGTTCACGACGACATCATCGACCGCGATGCAATTCGGCGCGGCGAAGCCACAGTGCACGAGTTCTTCGCCCGGGAGCGCGCCGTCGGCAGGGCTGCTCTGAGCGAGCCTGACGCCCGTCACTATGGCGTCAGCCTTGCGATCCTGACCGGGGACATTCAACACGGTTGGGGCGTCAGCCTGATGGCCGAGTTGACGCGGCTTTCAGGATTGCCCGCCGATCTAACGCTCGACCTGATCGATGAACTTGATACCCGGGTCTTGAACACGCTGGTCGAAGGTGAAGTGCTCGATATCCAGTTCGCCTTGCAGCCGGTCGAGACGCTGTCCCCGGAGATGATCGAAGACATGCTTTGGCGTAAGACCGGGGCGCTCTATGAGTTCTGCGGCATGGCGGGCGCTATGATCGGCTTGCGCAGGAGGAGCGCACCGGAGATTGAAGCCGTGGGGCGGTTTGCCGCACTCTGCGGGACGGCATTTCAACTGCAGGACGACATCCTCGGCGTAACCGGCAATCAGCGGACGCTCGGCAAGCCTGTCGGATCCGACCTGCGCGAAGGCAAGAAGACGCTGGTCATTCACCACGCCTTTCAGCGCGCCACACCCGCCCAGCGCGAGCGTTTAAGTCAAATCCTCGGCAACGGCTCGGCAGGCGAGGACGACGTCCGGGAAGCGGTGCGGTTGCTGCGCGACCTCGGAGCGGTCGAGTCGGTCTCGCAGCGCGCTCGAAGCCTCATCGAGTCGGCCATGGAGCATCTGGAGCGACTACCCGATACGTCCTATCGGGATCTGCTCCGGCGGTGGGCCGATTATATGATTGCCCGGGAGTTTTAGAATCTGGTGATACGATCAGGCTCGAACCGAATGAACGTGGTAAGTTGCACTACTTTCCGA encodes the following:
- a CDS encoding polyprenyl synthetase family protein, producing MGAGVAYLEGNMVLLQSLPAGREGSEAFFAALDERCDWIRDYLLDPRFQGRFHPPEMGWAATAYVRYGGKRLRPAILLFSCGAVGGDERLALPAAAAVEIFHTWTLVHDDIIDRDAIRRGEATVHEFFARERAVGRAALSEPDARHYGVSLAILTGDIQHGWGVSLMAELTRLSGLPADLTLDLIDELDTRVLNTLVEGEVLDIQFALQPVETLSPEMIEDMLWRKTGALYEFCGMAGAMIGLRRRSAPEIEAVGRFAALCGTAFQLQDDILGVTGNQRTLGKPVGSDLREGKKTLVIHHAFQRATPAQRERLSQILGNGSAGEDDVREAVRLLRDLGAVESVSQRARSLIESAMEHLERLPDTSYRDLLRRWADYMIAREF